One Chloroflexota bacterium DNA window includes the following coding sequences:
- a CDS encoding phosphotransferase, giving the protein MTPAHTLHASLDDLLSIQALRQIEGRDVRAVHRRPFVSPYGGVSGNRFLAVESVGVDGARHAYVVKRTATAWDIIMRATGDTACRERLIWQSGLLDNLPPAVGHTVAAAATDGDGWALLLRDITEQMHPCQRWPSPGWERLADAELTAFLDGLAALHATFWLDERLRRPELGLCALPWLYGSFSPATVARESGSPHGLVVILRQGWGQLEAEATPELTRLVRTLQADPRPLCAALEQYPWTLAHGDPNCKNFGLEMGAQPRLLLLDWQLVNRAPPAIDLVFFLSLFSDVLPVSYETVIERYRGLLAARLGDRFAEAWWQPQLDLAFLGHFLRFGALLLARMTSHSDAAVRAHYRMLLDWWTPRALAGASWL; this is encoded by the coding sequence ATGACGCCGGCCCACACGCTGCATGCCAGCCTGGACGATCTCCTCTCGATCCAGGCGTTGCGCCAGATCGAGGGCCGCGACGTGCGGGCGGTGCATCGGCGGCCGTTCGTGTCGCCGTACGGCGGGGTCTCGGGCAACCGGTTCCTGGCCGTCGAGAGCGTGGGCGTGGACGGCGCGCGGCACGCCTACGTCGTGAAGCGGACGGCGACCGCCTGGGACATCATCATGCGGGCCACCGGCGACACGGCCTGTCGGGAGCGGCTGATCTGGCAATCGGGCCTGCTGGACAACCTGCCGCCGGCTGTCGGGCACACCGTGGCGGCTGCCGCGACCGATGGCGACGGCTGGGCGCTGCTCCTGCGCGACATCACCGAGCAGATGCACCCGTGCCAGCGCTGGCCCAGTCCTGGCTGGGAGCGGCTCGCCGACGCCGAGTTGACGGCCTTCCTGGACGGGCTGGCCGCGCTCCACGCGACCTTCTGGCTGGACGAACGTCTGCGCCGTCCAGAACTCGGGCTGTGCGCGCTGCCCTGGCTGTACGGCTCGTTCTCGCCGGCCACGGTGGCGCGGGAGAGTGGCAGCCCGCACGGGTTAGTCGTGATCCTCCGTCAGGGTTGGGGTCAGCTTGAAGCTGAGGCCACGCCGGAGCTGACGCGGCTGGTGCGGACCCTTCAGGCCGATCCCCGCCCGCTCTGCGCCGCCCTGGAGCAGTATCCCTGGACGCTCGCGCACGGCGACCCGAACTGCAAGAACTTCGGGCTGGAGATGGGCGCACAGCCCAGGCTGCTCCTGCTGGACTGGCAGTTGGTCAACCGTGCGCCGCCGGCCATCGATCTGGTGTTCTTCCTCTCGCTGTTCTCGGACGTGCTGCCCGTATCCTACGAGACGGTCATCGAGCGCTACCGTGGACTGCTGGCCGCCCGCCTCGGAGACCGCTTCGCCGAGGCCTGGTGGCAGCCGCAGCTCGACCTCGCGTTCCTGGGGCACTTCCTGCGGTTCGGCGCGCTGCTGCTCGCGCGGATGACCTCGCACTCAGACGCGGCTGTCCGCGCGCACTACCGTATGCTGCTGGACTGGTGGACGCCCCGGGCGCTGGCCGGGGCGTCCTGGCTGTAA